A genomic segment from Gadus morhua chromosome 4, gadMor3.0, whole genome shotgun sequence encodes:
- the LOC115541778 gene encoding uncharacterized protein LOC115541778: MGSSRLICSFIGVLIHLRESPGCSAASSIAVPLRGAAVQSSTASGWTAGRAIDGSCSSGTDSCTHTSEMDNPWWRLQLDGVYRVSVIEITNRNVARDRLDGVEIHIGNSLVNNGNDNPRCAIIHDVPDSLTQTVHCWGMEGMYVNFYKPFNTTALTLCEVKVYGELAPPSISTPGVGMNVTLVGKRLCWSDALFYCRDYHWDLLTLRGPAEQEIVDDLVARAPFTLTSHLWVGLRRSILGSSWFWMSGDPMDFTQWDEASQEPSPCGGVSSTERSTWRQRFCGEHLNFLCFTGPTGGKKVRFFSTTRVKPTCKN, from the exons ATGGGGTCCAGTCGTCTCATCTGCAGTTTCATCG GCGTTCTCATCCACCTGCGGGAGTCACCAGGATGTTCAG CTGCATCCAGCATTGCCGTGCCGCTGAGAGGCGCGGCCGTTCAGTCTTCCACCGCTTCGGGCTGGACCGCTGGACGGGCCATCGATGGGAGCTGCAGCTCTGGGACGGACAGCTGCACTCACACCTCGGAGATGGACAATCCGTGGTGGAGGCTCCAGCTGGACGGTGTGTACAGGGTGTCCGTGATCGAGATCACTAATAGAAACGTAGCAAGGGATCGGCTCGACGGCGTGGAAATACACATCGGCAATTCACTGGTCAACAACGGCAACGACAACCCGAG gtgTGCCATCATCCACGATGTCCCCGACAGCTTGACTCAGACTGTCCATTGCTGGGGAATGGAAGGAATGTATGTCAACTTCTACAAGCCCTTCAACACTACAGCCTTGACGTTGTGCGAGGTCAAAGTGTACGGAG AGTTGgctcccccctccatcagcaCTCCGGGGGTGGGGATGAACGTCACCCTGGTGGGGAAGCGGCTGTGCTGGTCAGACGCCCTGTTCTACTGCAGAGACTATCACTGGGACCTGCTGACTCTCAGGGGCCCGGCGGAGCAGGAGATAGTCGACGATCTGGTGGCTCGCGCCCCCTTCACACTGACCAGCCATCTCTGGGTGGGCCTGCGCAG GTCTATTCTAGGAAGCTCTTGGTTTTGGATGTCCGGTGACCCAATGGACTTCACCCAGTGGGACGAGGCCTCACAGGAGCCCAGCCCATGTGGGGGCGTTTCCAGCACAGAACGTTCCACATGGAGGCAACGCTTTTGTGGGGAACATCTCAACTTCCTCTGTTTCACAG GTCCGACAGGAGGGAAAAAGGTGCGCTTCTTTAGTACAACAAGAGTGAAACCAACCTGTAAAAACTAG
- the LOC115541777 gene encoding uncharacterized protein LOC115541777, whose product MASANTSGSEENFSCSICLDVFNSPVTTPCGHNFCRTCITKYWDEQVKFKCPLCNMAFNTRPDLRINTLLSELAAQFQTSIRVKDQLCVKPGEVPCDVCTGTQLKAVKSCLVCFISYCQTHLEPHQRVAGLKKHRLVEPMDRLEDRMCKKHNQPLELFCQTEQVCVCQFCTETDHKSHPVVPLKEEYEVKMAQLGKIEAEVQQMIRKRLKNIQVIKHTVYRSKADADREIAHGVHVLTALKRCIEKCQDDLNQMVKEKLKSTEKQAEDLIKELEQEKEDLTNRNSEVKQLSHTEDHLHFLQAFRSLKDPPPTRDWTTVEVRPPSYVGTLRRSLDQLEETLNMEMKKLRDDAELKRVQQYEVDVTLDPDTAHPCLILSEDWKQVHDGDVAKELPDNPKRFTQVLCVLTMQSFSSGRFYFEVQVKDKNGWCVGVAREPINRKDRFIVTPETGYWTLFSYKDVFVFNDNPSVRLPLRAELQKVGVFVDYDEGLVSFYDVEARVHIYSATGCSFTGPLYPFLGPGNYDYEGKNSAPLIISTVNQTGLKRLCLGMASADTSGSERHFSCSICLDVFTSPVTIPCGHNFCRTCITKYWDEQVHFKCPLCNMAFNTRPDLRINTLLSELAAQFQTSIRVKDQLCVKPGEVPCDVCTGTQLKAVKSCLVCLISYCQTHLEPHQRFKVLKKHRLVEPMDRLEDRMCKKHDRLLELFCQTEQVCVCQSCTETDHKTHPVVPLKEEYEVKMAQLGKIEAEVQQMIQERINNIQEIKDTINRSRADADREIADGVQVLTALMRCIEKCQDDLNRKVKERQKSTEKQAEDLIKELEQEIEDLTNSEMKQLSHIEDHLHFLQTFRSLKDPPPPRDWTTVEVHPPSYIGTLRRSLDQLEETLNMEMEKLCDAELKRVQQYEVDVTLDPDTAHPQLILSEDGKQVHDGDVWKELPDNPKRFTQCAFVLTRQSFSSGRFYFEVQVKDKTAWWLGVARESIERKYLTIVTPENGYWALYSYKDRLLFRDNPAVRLPLRAELQKVGVFVDYDDGLLSFYDVEARVHIYSATGCTFTEPLYPFLDPCPCDHGGNNSAPLIISPVNQTDLCVIIK is encoded by the exons atggcctctgctaacacttccgGGTcggaagagaacttttcatgttctaTCTGTCTAgatgtgttcaacagtccagttaccacaccatgtggacacaacttctgcagaacctgtattacaaagtactgggatgaacaagtcaagttCAAATGTCCTCTTTGCAACATGgctttcaacacaagacctgatttacggattaataccctcttatcagagctggccgCTCAGTTTCAAACATCCATACGAGTAAAAGATCAGCTCTGTGTTAAACctggagaagttccctgtgacgtctgtactgggacccagctgaaggccgttaagtcctgcctagtgtgttttatctcttactgccaaacccacctggagccacatcagagagtcgcaggcctgaagaagcatcggctggtcgagcctatggaccgtctggaagacaggatgtgtaagaaacacaatcaacctctggagctcttctgccagactgaacaggtgtgtgtgtgtcagttctgcacagagacagaccacaagtcccatcctgttgtacctctaaaggaggaatatgaagtgaagatggcccagctggggaagatagaggctgaagtccAGCAGATGATCCGGAAGAGACTAAAAAATATTCAGGTGATTAAACACACAGTTTACCGCAGCAaagcagatgcagacagagagatagcacATGGTGTGCACGTCCTCACTGCTCTGaagcgctgcattgaaaagtgccaggatgacctcaaccaaatggttaaagagaaactgaaatccactgagaaacaagctgaagacctcatcaaagagctggagcaggaaaaagaagatctgaccaatagaaactcagaggtgaagcagctctcacacactgaagaccacctccacttcctccaggccttcagatccctgaaggatcctccacccaccagggactggaccacggtggaggtccgtcctccgtcatacgtagggaccttgaggagatccctggatcagctggaggagacactgaacatggagatgaagaagctgcgtgatgatgctgaactgaagagggtccagcagtatgaagtagatgtgactctggatcccgatacagctcatccctgtctcatcctctctgaggattggaaacaagtacatgatggagatGTAGCGAaggaactcccagacaaccctaagagatttacacagGTTCTATGTGTTCTCACGatgcagagcttctcctcagggagattttactttgaggtccaggttaaagacaagaatGGATGGTGtgtaggagtggccagagagccCATCAACAGAAAAGATCGGTTCATAGTGACCCCTGAGACAGGTTACTGGACGCTCTTCTCCTACAaggatgtgtttgtatttaatgataacccttctgtccgtctccctctgagagctgagctccagaaggtgggggtgtttgttgattatgatgagggtctggtctccttctatgatgtggaagccagggttcatatctactctgctactggctgcagctTCACTgggcctctctatccattcctcggTCCAGGTAACTATGATTATGAAGGTaaaaactctgcccccctgatcatctcaactgtcaatcaaacagGCTTGAAACGTT tgtgtctaggaatggcctctgctgaCACTTCCGGGTCTGAAAGgcacttttcatgttccatctgtctggatgtgttcaccAGCCCAGTTACAataccatgtggacacaacttctgcagaacctgtattacaaagtactgggatgaacaagtccatTTCAAATGTCCTCTTTGCAACATGgctttcaacacaagacctgatttacggaTTAATACCCTCTTATCTGAGCTGGCCGCTCAGTTTCAAACATCCATACGAGTAAAAGATCAGCTCTGTGTTAAACccggagaagttccctgtgacgtctgtactgggacccagctgaaggccgtgaagtcctgcctagtgtgtcttatctcttactgccaaacccacctggagccacatcaaaGATTCAAAGTTCttaagaaacatcggctggtcgagcctatggaccgtcttgaagacaggatgtgtaagaaacacgaccgacttctggagctcttctgccagactgaacaggtgtgtgtgtgtcagtcctgcacagagacagaccacaagacccatcctgttgtacctctaaaggaggaatatgaggtgaagatggcccagctggggaagatagaggcagAAGtccagcagatgatccaggagagaataaataatattcaggagattaaagacacaATTAACCGCAGCAGagcagacgcagacagagagatagccgatggtgtgcaggtcctcactgctctgatgcgctgcattgaaaagtgccaggatgatctCAACCGAAAggttaaagagagacagaaatccactgagaaacaagctgaagacctcatcaaagagctggagcaggaaatagaagatctgaccaactcagagatgaagcagctctcacacattgaagaccacctccacttcctccagaccttcagatccctgaaggatcctccaccccccagggactggaccacggtggaggtccatCCTCCGTCATAcatagggaccttgaggagatccctggatcagctggaggagacactgaacatggagatggagaagctgtgtgatgctgaactgaagagggtccaacagtatgaagtagatgtgactctggatcctgatacagctcatccccagctcatcctgtctgaggatgggaaacaagtacatgatggagatGTATGGAaggaactcccagacaaccctaagagatttacacagTGTGCATTTGtactcacgaggcagagcttctcctcagggagattttactttgaggtccaggttaaagacaagactgcgtggtggttaggagtggccagagagtccatagaAAGAAAATATCTGACCATAGTGACACCTGAGAATGGTTACTGGGCTCTCTACTCCTACAAGGATAGGTTGTTATTTAGAGATAACcctgctgtccgtctccctctgagagctgagctccagaaggtgggggtgtttgttgattatgatgatggtctgctctccttctatgatgtggaagccagggttcatatctactctgctactggctgcacctttactgagcctctctatccattcctcgaTCCATGTCCCTGTGATCATGGAGgtaacaactctgcccccctgatcatctcacctgtcaatcaaacagacctTTGTGTGATAATCAAATAA